One Flavobacterium sp. 90 DNA segment encodes these proteins:
- a CDS encoding integrase core domain-containing protein, which translates to MRNNSQDSTLERNYLEKYRFLIKEYEQVKNKTHPLYKKAMDFYAANNTCRKSFLKYYNRFKQSGKSIDLLPQKRGPKYKTRRPLPFIEQKVIALREKGNNKYEIVSILRPKLGKHTPSYSGVYNILKRNKINRLTPKIKKNHQKIIKERMGQLGHIDCHYLSKSIIKGENKNRYLVCVIDDYSRIAWAELVSDITSLTVMFAALKCLNILSDHYEIKFEEILSDNGAEFGPKTSKVKNNHPFERMLMELGIVHRYTKPYRPQTNGKVERFWRTLEDDLLRDTDFDSHEELKEELLQYLYYYNHERPHQGIDGKKPIEMINPLPK; encoded by the coding sequence ATGAGAAATAATAGTCAGGATTCCACTTTAGAGCGGAACTACTTAGAGAAGTATCGTTTTCTAATAAAAGAATATGAACAGGTAAAAAATAAAACTCATCCTTTGTATAAAAAAGCAATGGATTTTTATGCAGCAAATAATACTTGCCGAAAGAGTTTTTTAAAGTATTATAATCGCTTTAAACAAAGTGGGAAATCTATTGATTTATTGCCCCAAAAAAGAGGTCCCAAATATAAAACAAGACGTCCTTTGCCTTTTATAGAGCAAAAAGTAATTGCATTACGAGAAAAAGGAAACAACAAATATGAAATTGTTAGTATCTTAAGGCCCAAATTAGGGAAGCATACACCATCATATTCAGGAGTTTATAATATTTTAAAACGCAATAAAATAAATAGATTAACTCCGAAGATTAAAAAGAATCATCAAAAAATAATCAAGGAAAGAATGGGACAACTTGGTCATATTGATTGTCATTATTTGAGCAAAAGTATAATTAAAGGGGAAAATAAAAATCGCTATTTAGTTTGTGTAATAGATGATTACAGTCGAATTGCCTGGGCTGAATTAGTTTCTGATATTACCAGTTTAACAGTTATGTTTGCGGCATTGAAATGTTTAAACATCCTAAGTGATCATTATGAAATAAAATTTGAAGAGATATTATCTGATAATGGAGCTGAATTTGGACCTAAAACAAGCAAAGTGAAAAATAATCACCCTTTTGAGAGGATGTTAATGGAATTAGGTATTGTTCATAGGTACACAAAACCCTACAGACCACAAACTAATGGTAAAGTTGAACGCTTTTGGAGAACTCTTGAAGATGATTTATTGAGAGACACAGATTTTGATTCTCATGAAGAATTAAAAGAAGAATTATTGCAATACTTATATTATTATAATCATGAAAGACCACATCAAGGTATTGATGGAAAAAAACCAATCGAAATGATAAATCCGTTACCGAAATAA
- a CDS encoding type II toxin-antitoxin system RelE/ParE family toxin, with translation MVFKIKILPLAENEIDESVEFYESRRKGLGKQFLTYLKSHLQVLKLHPELFEIKKEPGFRELTLVKFPFVIIYEIIKNEVIVYSVFHTSRNPQRKP, from the coding sequence ATGGTTTTTAAGATCAAAATTTTACCCTTAGCAGAAAATGAAATTGATGAATCTGTTGAATTTTATGAAAGTAGAAGGAAAGGTTTGGGAAAGCAATTTCTAACGTATTTAAAATCACATCTACAAGTTTTAAAATTACATCCGGAATTATTTGAAATAAAGAAAGAACCAGGTTTTCGCGAATTAACTTTGGTTAAATTTCCGTTTGTAATTATTTATGAAATTATCAAAAATGAAGTAATCGTTTATTCAGTTTTTCATACGTCAAGAAATCCACAAAGAAAACCTTAG